In Eucalyptus grandis isolate ANBG69807.140 chromosome 4, ASM1654582v1, whole genome shotgun sequence, the following proteins share a genomic window:
- the LOC104440765 gene encoding putative hydrolase C777.06c yields the protein MEVEDAAGIGSSDASNGPAAGGGGGGGGGGGGGGGGGGSALIFLGTGCSSAVPNARCLMQPPDPPCPVCSQSLLLPPDANPNYRCNTSLLIDYCPDHTKHSYILIDVGKTFREQVLRWFTLYKIPHVDSIILTHEHADAVLGLDDMRAIQPYSPTNDIDPTPIYLSQHAMDSITEKFPYLVRKKRKEGQEVRRVAQLDWKIIEENCEKSFVASGLQFFPLPVMHGEDYVCLGFLFGEKYKVAYISDVSRFIPSTEQVISKNGVWQLDLLILDTLYKEGSHNVHLCLPQSLEAIKRIRPKQALLIGMTHEFDHHKDNELLIEWSRREGIDVQLARDGLRVPIDL from the exons atggAGGTCGAAGATGCTGCGGGAATCGGCTCGAGCGACGCCTCCAACgggccggcggcgggcggcggcggcggcggcggcggcggaggtggaggcggcggaggaggaggaggatcggCCCTGATCTTTCTCGGGACGGGGTGCTCGAGCGCCGTCCCCAATGCGAGGTGCCTGATGCAGCCGCCGGACCCGCCGTGCCCCGTCTGCTCCCAGTCGCTTCTCCTCCCGCCGGACGCTAACCCTAACTACCG GTGCAATACCTCCCTTCTCATTGATTACTGCCCGGATCATACTAAGCATAGCTATATATTAATTGATGTTGGGAAGACATTCAGGGAGCAAGTACTTCGGTGGTTTACATTATATAAGATTCCCCATGTCGATTCA ATAATCTTGACTCATGAACACGCTGATGCAGTTCTTGGTCTGGATGATATGCGTGCCATACAACCTTATAGTCCCACAAATGACATTGATCCAACTCCTATATACTTGAGCCAGCATGCAATGGACAG CATTACAGAGAAATTCCCATACTTGGTTCGGAAGAAACGTAAGGAAGGTCAGGAGGTGAGACGAGTTGCACAGCTTGACTGGAAGATTATTGAGGAAAATTGTGAGAAATCATTTGTTGCTTCAGGCCTGCAATTTTTTCCCCTACCG GTGATGCATGGAGAAGATTATGTATGCCTTGGATTTCtttttggagaaaaatataAGGTAGCTTACATATCTGATGTATCCCGCTTCATCCCAAGCACAGAGCAAG TTATTTCCAAAAATGGGGTTTGGCAGCTGGATCTTCTTATCTTGGACACTCTGTACAAG GAAGGATCTCATAATGTTCACTTATGCTTGCCTCAG agTCTTGAAGCCATCAAGAGGATACGTCCAAAGCAAGCTCTACTAATTGGAATGACTCATGAGTTCGACCACCATAAGGACAATGAATTGCTTATCGAATGGTCAAGAAG AGAAGGAATCGATGTGCAACTGGCACGTGATGGCTTGAGGGTTCCCATCGATCTGTAA
- the LOC104440764 gene encoding B3 domain-containing transcription factor VRN1 gives MGRRLRHRRRREGGGVEPEMDPGSPPSSPHFFKIVLSRALESGKLGIPKSFLRRYGKDLSGLVLLKVPGGSTWPVKLEKSDDGKVWLWKGWRGFMEHYSIGHGHLLVFKYKGDSVFHVIIFDKSASEIDYPSSIESDMLSPEEEFLSRKEEDVVEIKDSEGSMPCSRPSSYRSSREYGVPSLLAAFELASEFKSEHPFFKVVVQPTYVRKSLTIPREFFIKHVQKNKQIATLRYSDRSWQVKLRSHEHMACLSIGWSSFARETGLLLGDCCVFELIDRDDIVFRVSIFRSDGQILTEQSQCQEHPSESAFHASPCLSPVIAHERACQFESEYPFCNVVQSYRDIAKSY, from the exons ATGGGTCGCCGTCTCCGCCACCGTCGCCGGAGAGAAGGCGGAGGTGTCGAACCGGAGATGGATCCCGGTAGCCCGCCGAGCAGTCCTCATTTCTTCAAGATCGTGCTCTCCCGCGCGCTCGAATCCGGAAAGCTT GGAATCCCAAAAAGCTTCTTGAGAAGATATGGGAAAGACCTCTCGGGTTTGGTGCTTCTCAAGGTTCCGGGTGGTTCGACCTGGCCGGTGAAACTAGAAAAGAGTGACGATGGCAAGGTTTGGTTGTGGAAAGGGTGGCGAGGTTTCATGGAACATTATTCGATTGGTCATGGTCACCTCCTAGTCTTCAAGTACAAAGGGGACTCTGTTTTCCACGTGATAATATTCGATAAGAGTGCTTCAGAGATTGATTATCCATCGAGCATCGAAAGCGATATGTTAAGCCCTGAGGAGGAATTCCTCTCGCGAAAAGAGGAAGATGTCGTGGAAATCAAAGATTCAGAGGGTTCCATGCCTTGTTCACGGCCAAGTTCATACAGGTCATCTCGAGAATATGGAG TTCCAAGTCTTCTCGCTGCTTTTGAATTAGCCAGCGAATTCAAATCGGAACATCCCTTTTTCAAAGTGGTGGTACAGCCTACGTATGTTCGGAAATCTTTG ACCATCCCTCGTGAATTCTTCATCAAGCATGTTCAAAAGAACAAGCAAATCGCAACTCTTAGGTACTCAGACAGATCGTGGCAGGTGAAGCTAAGGAGCCATGAACATATGGCATGTCTCTCTATTGGTTGGTCCTCATTTGCAAGAGAAACTGGTCTCCTTCTAGGAGATTGCTGTGTGTTCGAGCTCATTGATAGGGATGACATTGTCTTCAGAGTCTCCATTTTCCGCAGTGATG GTCAGATCCTAACCGAACAATCTCAATGCCAAGAGCACCCTTCAGAGTCAGCTTTCCACGCTTCTCCATGCCTGAGCCCTGTCATTGCTCATGAAAGAGCTTGCCAATTTGAATCGGAGTATCCATTTTGCAATGTCGTGCAATCATATCGTGATATCGCCAAGTCATATTAA